A single Microtus ochrogaster isolate Prairie Vole_2 linkage group LG3, MicOch1.0, whole genome shotgun sequence DNA region contains:
- the Cenpo gene encoding centromere protein O gives MASANTLCQGGESKGGVLAHLERLEAQMNRSRKKFEDPTVHTKESSLRTRIQELRKQRDELRAEVKRRQARVKASSASEDPNSTVEISEQEALERQWGNMKAILQAYRFTGLSGKLTSRGVCMCISTAFEGKLLDSYFVDLVIEKPLRIHHHSIPVFIPLEKIARAYLQTDIQHFLFSLCEYLNAYSGRKYQTDQLETDFSAFLTGPLQRNALCNLLLFTYKVDQGRQTFSFSARLLYEDLTATLPTDVAVTCPGTEAPPPHWEEHRASHDMLFRTKPLHQVFASFSKEVEELDLSLVSWERLPGTHLK, from the exons ATGGCGTCTGCGAATACTTTGTGTCAAGGCGGGGAGAGCAAAGGAG gtgTTCTAGCTCACCTGGAAAGACTAGAGGCTCAAATGAACAGATCAAGGAAAAAGTTTGAAGATCCAACAGTTCACACAAAGGAAAGTTCTCTTAGAACCAGGATTCAGGAACTGCGGAAGCAGCGAGATGAGCTGAGGGCTGAAGTGAAGCGGCGGCAAGCTAGA GTTAAAGCATCTTCGGCCAGTGAAGACCCAAACAGCACAGTAGAGATCAGTGAGCAAGAGGCCTTGGAAAGGCAGTGGGGGAACATGAAAGCCATTCTGCAGGCCTATCGTTTTACAG GACTCAGCGGGAAGCTGACCAGCCgtggagtgtgtatgtgcatcagCACTGCCTTTGAGGGGAAGCTACTGGATTCCTACTTTGTAGACCTCGTCATAGAGAAACCGCTCCGGATTCATCACCACTCCATCCCAGTCTTCATCCCTCTAGAAAAGATAGCCAGAGCATACCTACAGACTGACATCCAGCACTTCCTGTTTAGTCTCTGCGAGTACCTAAACGCCTACTCGGGGAGGAAGTACCAGACAGACCAACTTGAG ACGGACTTCAGCGCCTTCCTCACTGGACCTCTGCAGAGAAACGCCCTGTGCAACTTGCTGTTGTTTACCTATAAAGTGGATCAGGGGCGCCAGACCTTCTCCTTTAGTGCCAGACTGCTGTATGAGGACCTGACAGCAACTCTTCCCACGGATGTCGCTGTGACGTGCCCAG GGACAGAAGCTCCACCCCCTCACTGGGAAGAGCACAGAGCATCCCATGACATGCTCTTCCGCACCAAGCCCCTGCACCAGGTGTTtgcttcattttcaaaagaagttGAAGAGCTAGATTTGAGCCTGGTCTCCTGGGAAAGACTACCTGGGACACATCTGAAGTGA
- the Ptrhd1 gene encoding putative peptidyl-tRNA hydrolase PTRHD1 isoform X2 encodes MHRGVGPAIQMVRKMAGSGAEPQILVQYLVLRKDLSQAPFSWPTGALVAQACHAATAALHLHREHPHTVAYLRELGRMRKVVLEGMTVKSGHRPCCHRRLSTLDHQKLVPVSLRSQGGRSCESAVLPFYLCTSCQ; translated from the exons ATGCACCGCGGAGTGGGTCCGGCCATTCAGATGGTGAGGAAGATGGCAGGCTCCGGGGCGGAGCCGCAGATCCTCGTACAGTACTTAGTGTTACGAAAGGATCTATCTCAGGCTCCTTTCTCCTGGCCCACGGGCGCACTGGTAGCGCAGGCTTGTCACGCCGCCACCGCAGCCTTGCACCTTCACCGAGAACATCCGCATACGGTAGCTTATCTCCGGGAGCTGGGGCGCATGCGCAAGGTGGTTCTCGAG GGCATGACTGTGAAGAGCGGACATAGACCCTGCTGTCACAGGCGTCTCAGCACCTTGGATCACCAGAAACTGGTTCCCGTGTCCCTTAGGTCCCAGGGAGGGCGGAGCTGCGAAAGCGCGGTCCTTCCTTTCTACCTGTGCACCA GCTGCCAATGA
- the Ptrhd1 gene encoding putative peptidyl-tRNA hydrolase PTRHD1 isoform X1: MHRGVGPAIQMVRKMAGSGAEPQILVQYLVLRKDLSQAPFSWPTGALVAQACHAATAALHLHREHPHTVAYLRELGRMRKVVLEAANETTLKELAETLQQQNIDHMLWLEQPENIATCIALRPYPKEEVSQHLKKFRLFK, from the exons ATGCACCGCGGAGTGGGTCCGGCCATTCAGATGGTGAGGAAGATGGCAGGCTCCGGGGCGGAGCCGCAGATCCTCGTACAGTACTTAGTGTTACGAAAGGATCTATCTCAGGCTCCTTTCTCCTGGCCCACGGGCGCACTGGTAGCGCAGGCTTGTCACGCCGCCACCGCAGCCTTGCACCTTCACCGAGAACATCCGCATACGGTAGCTTATCTCCGGGAGCTGGGGCGCATGCGCAAGGTGGTTCTCGAG GCTGCCAATGAGACCACCTTGAAGGAGCTGGCAGAGACTCTGCAGCAGCAGAACATCGACCACATGCTATGGCTTGAGCAGCCAGAGAACATCGCCACCTGCATCGCCCTCAGGCCGTACCCCAAGGAAGAAGTGAGCCAGCATTTGAAGAAGTTTCGATTGTTCAAGTGA